A section of the Carassius carassius chromosome 17, fCarCar2.1, whole genome shotgun sequence genome encodes:
- the LOC132160956 gene encoding ectonucleoside triphosphate diphosphohydrolase 8-like, protein MGVQMKALLLGAAMAAVACTTIIALVLSLANHQNLDQPYSTQYGIVFDAGSTHTALFLYQWLGNKENNTGIVSQKQSCDVDGDGISSYVQNPPAAGESLKKCLDVAKAAVPEGQQKTTLVYLGATAGMRLLSLQNKSLADSILAEVTKTIQSYPFDFRGARILSGMEEGAYGWITINYLLESLIKHTFEGLWIHPKVGKIIGALDLGGSSTQISFTPKDPVKNPNSAFNLQLYGYKYEVYTQSYLCYGQDQALKKIQVYLHKTNGSSSVISHPCYHVGYSINVTLADLYNSPCVVKPNNFNPTATVIFSGTGNSSLCLSLMENIVNLSDCAFSPECAFNGVYQPPVNGEFFAFSAYFYTFDFLGLVPKAPLTRVLSTIDSHCNKTWTTLTAENPTIKAKYLKDYCASAHYIMTILLKGYKFNNAWDQISFEKQVADTDVGWTLGYMLNLTNMIPSERTRAVTGVPHSQWAAQIFFIVFALFLSLLIIVILFVRDLSH, encoded by the exons ATGGGAGTTCAGATGAAAGCTTTATTGCTGGGTGCTGCAATGGCAGCCGTAGCCTGTACAACCATCATCGCTTTGGTTCTTTCTCTTGCTAATCATCAGAATTTGGATCAGCCATACTCAACGCAG TATGGGATTGTGTTTGATGCCGGCTCCACTCACACGGCCCTCTTCCTGTACCAGTGGCTGGGGAACAAAGAGAACAACACTGGAATAGTCTCTCAAAAACAGAGCTGCGATGTAGATG gtgATGGCATATCCAGCTATGTCCAGAACCCTCCAGCAGCTGGAGAAAGTCTTAAGAAATGCTTGGATGTTGCCAAGGCAGCAGTACCCGAAGGACAGCAGAAAACTACACTTGTGTACCTTGGTGCCACTGCTGGCATGCGGCTTCTTAG CTTACAGAACAAAAGTCTAGCAGACAGCATCCTCGCAGAGGTCACAAAAACAATCCAAAGTTATCCATTTGATTTCCGAGGGGCCAGAATACTCTCTGGCATGGAGGAGGGGGCTTATGGCTGGATCACCATCAACTATCTATTGGAGAGTTTAATTAAA CACACATTTGAGGGCCTGTGGATCCACCCTAAAGTAGGAAAGATAATTGGAGCTCTAGATCTCGGTGGCTCATCAACACAGATCTCATTCACCCCAAAAGACCCAGTGAAAAACCCAAATTCAGCTTTTAATCTTCAACTCTATGGTTACAAGTATGAGGTGTACACACAGAGCTACTTGTGCTACGGCCAAGACCAGGCTTTGAAGAAAATTCAGGTCTACCTTCACAAG ACTAATGGATCATCATCTGTTATCAGTCACCCATGTTACCATGTTGGATATAGCATCAATGTTACTTTGGCTGACCTCTACAACTCCCCCTGTGTGGTCAAACCAAACAATTTTAACCCCACAGCTACAGTCATTTTCTCAGGAACGGGTAACTCATCCCTCTGTCTTTCTCTAATGGAGAACATTGTTAACCTCTCCGACTGTGCATTTTCACCAGAATGTGCCTTCAATGGAGTTTATCAGCCACCGGTCAATGGCGAATTTTTT GCTTTTTCTGCATACTTTTACACCTTTGACTTCCTTGGACTTGTTCCAAAAGCTCCACTGACCCGTGTTCTTTCCACTATTGATAGCCACTGCAACAAAACCTGGACCACT CTTACTGCTGAGAATCCAACCATCAAGGCAAAATACCTTAAAGATTATTGTGCTTCTGCTCATTATATTATGACTATTCTCCTGAAAGGATATAAGTTCAATAACGCCTGGGATCAAATCTCTTTTGAGAAACAG GTAGCAGACACAGATGTTGGTTGGACATTGGGCTACATGCTGAACCTGACCAACATGATTCCTTCTGAACGTACCAGAGCGGTGACAGGGGTGCCACACAGTCAATGGGCAGCTCAGATTTTCTTCATCGTATTTGCCCTCTTCCTCAGTCTGCTTATTATAGTCATCCTGTTTGTCCGTGATCTGAGCCACTGA
- the LOC132160954 gene encoding uncharacterized protein LOC132160954: protein MSDRKSKKNQRLGSSRRGPKGLNRNIEKDDDDGFQQIAESGDGRGEFHTTSDNTATQFDHPPSSSIEQQTSALECLPHARGHKDSLMETEQPERKRKMGSTRKSTSRFKGERKLDDARTTEELDEENVTQPNTSTTEEQHASLTEEEQSGFPSDLSLQTKSSGFGRESGTTLLLAVSENKEKGTIHHQEITSHSRAVVSDMPIDEATGPSVHSIAVTVAECNLLREDSVMFNEPKTFGHQENQIPSTSKRRMGSTRRPHREQNCENVGVQEHSQNMTENERKATLKMSEDMAQIWDDVARDDPSSHTESALLLADRAELKEPDVSVGTETMNQSVAFPLVDSEKPLPETTGTSLLNEALDFKFGSHNEGFQVLKEAGSHLSDNSQHVSDTRKDATPSYDFRDENTETKKEVLKQKEEPQLEELVLHDQESSLSQHDIATLNNYDGSMVQHIVGGSRSFDMPVSNISHDEPTTTNFPQEIRDTVKERQTINIETKQENNVCNVASCDTLTNLVSITEDEEDPHILAMREKENISDERGSETEHAFEMTDQGEVTDHNLTQIMDVRDHEKDGETSTETISIENEELYKGQEHYSSNISLTHSPTQDDSAKMLENEEVRKDKKETENIAVDVTSKSEEMFSFEDSATDTGSHVQQLFVQYPNEEVYDLHENLNEKHEKEETLFSVESENVAFDRGNERSEETERVKEIDPAPVLTLDVGDADLHLEIEAQNKTFDSNREAYGTEENISGASVLVRENKVEIGNTVESNMTTESDFLQTSPDAHMEALKVSENAEKEVSGEIILKQSETHTQSSPVIQKRKMGSTRRPLKGNKGLRKGHDENEIFNLEDEPSPDESRYTALSVCEISESQTVTKTHAGSQENTGDVEIVPVEGDTESHSENKTLESTVFEGEATEENTCKASVLIREVEFIGDAVMVESNISTESDLIQNNTSSEEKLEALKVSDIALHEVLGETDAIPKQSDTTIILEDTQKEDAHSKFAVTHKRKMGSTRRPLRENKGQRKELEHDENETLDSDGIINAQKETISLQNEPSSDESALQSLKDGAEEQEMEICEKNDVDPVEGSESALLQSSCTSELVSEESTAISICHITESQTLTIIDEESQENTGDAERVAAEDVKDLQLEIDSQNKTSDSNREAEETEKNLCGATVLVREIEVIGAIDTVEDNMTNESEFLQRSPDALMEVLKVSGKAEKDVSGEINTIPEQSDISIIPADSQREETHSKSSPVIQKRKMGSTRRPLKGNKGLRKGHDEKEIFNLEDEPCPDESRYTAASICDISESQTFTKTHAGSRENTEDVEIVPAEGDTESHSENCDETTESGEKLTREEAITGSLVHQQLFSSSADKEDHDIQDIVCKSDVQAENSEQNDPNSTINPELFIESECSSNVAAEMVSDVPLGDVNTYLNPKQSVISKESHRDDQPTLNPVVQKRKMGLTRKTLRGNKGQGRIAESKEMDGNSEGMAQEQDTEPHLETSARQTEFDEVVEQNFPSEFSHPVDSSNMFLQPENGETEDSQNIDDLSEVSEEKGMDNTGNDSNSLSEAINLKEGTKDKFVLTISHEDVHQIVSEPEPTENTHKVIPTSELRAPQGDVFVENNSQKIPAPQEKRRKMGSTRRNPRVMHGENMADNEDVLGVAEDRETKKEEDGLEEALSISQSKDISSVNSTDLDSEMLASVTELKVENDQLNSSRQTVPETHENTLQICDNQLENTDVTKHPQSETFTIEKRRKMGSTRKNLRKGGIRGKRHGYEVTEIEDTNLQMSQDSEMSLVRDVRQQTTHGYSNQPEDSLLNEIERALNKTSQSSLSCDWELIVKEPNPDGLPNAPDLNMPEISEIKSLQPMPSAHSEPNSPGRRRRKMGSTHKNPRQQLKAEREDGDKEDGEIDENSKTNKQEKKDLESAEVSVVHNITENKLNKEYLDVSSAHTSSNQLEDTPNAVSQEKTSPSSKRKFGSRRANKGKQGLGRLADSDFGNELEDGDHKPDSSEVKDKQQRDDLAVCDPCLTLQPDNQPASEQRNMEAKNEEAAPKNTGDGLVSLDQLIKHDSTGAKQIVNLKNRISDTEVVQFNVVIVGNSYVGKTSFIRRFHEGLFTEEFRSTIGVDTFKQTVVLPDRTVKLQIWDTAGQERFHSITTQMFHKADGLLLMYEITCSKSFISVRDWISQARERASDDVIMMLLGNKNDSVNREVQIQEGADLAREYNIHFMECSAATGVNVSECMRSLAEMLVQRNSQKKKHTTLRKEPPQKKSGCC, encoded by the exons ATGTCAGACAGAAAATCCAAGAAGAACCAGAGGCTTGGTTCATCACGACGAGGTCCTAAAGGTCTTAACAGAAATATTgaaaaagatgatgatgatgggtttCAGCAGATTGCAGAGTCTGGGGATGGAAGAGGTGAATTTCACACCACCAGTGATAACACTGCAACCCAGTTTGATCATCCACCAAGCTCAAGCATTGAACAACAAACATCTGCGTTAGAATGTCTTCCACATGCAAGGGGTCACAAGGATTCACTCATGGAGACTGAACAGCCAGAACGGAAAAGAAAAATGGGTTCAACTCGCAAGAGTACTAGTAGGTTTAAAGGTGAGCGAAAACTTGATGACGCGAGGACCACTGAAGAGTTAGATGAAGAAAATGTAACTCAACCAAACACATCAACCACTGAGGAACAACATGCTTCTCTAACAGAAGAAGAACAATCAGGTTTTCCTTCTGATTTGTCCCTTCAGACCAAAAGTTCTGGTTTTGGAAGGGAGTCTGGAACAACTCTTTTGTTAGCAGTttcagaaaataaagaaaaaggcacAATCCACCATCAAGAAATAACCTCTCATTCACGAGCGGTAGTAAGTGATATGCCTATAGACGAGGCAACTGGGCCATCTGTACATTCTATTGCTGTCACAGTAGCTGAATGTAATTTGTTGCGGGAGGATTCAGTCATGTTTAATGAACCAAAAACATTCGGTCACCAAGAAAACCAAATACCCAGTACCAGTAAAAGAAGGATGGGCTCAACTCGCAGACCTCACAGAGAGCAAAACTGCGAAAATGTAGGTGTGCAAGAACATTCACAAAACATGACAGAGAATGAAAGGAAAGCAACGTTAAAAATGTCAGAAGACATGGCACAAATATGGGATGATGTGGCAAGAGATGATCCATCGTCCCACACAGAATCAGCTTTGCTTTTGGCCGATAGAGCTGAGCTGAAAGAGCCTGATGTTTCGGTTGGAACTGAAACTATGAACCAATCAGTTGCTTTTCCCCTTGTCGATTCAGAAAAACCCCTACCTGAAACTACTGGGACTTCATTATTGAACGAGGCATTGGATTTTAAGTTTGGTTCACACAATGAGGGTTTTCAAGTTTTGAAAGAAGCAGGAAGTCATTTAAGTGATAACAGCCAACATGTGTCTGATACAAGAAAAGATGCAACACCATCTTACGACTTTAGAGATGAAAACACAGAAACCAAGAAGGAGGTTCTAAAGCAGAAAGAGGAACCACAATTAGAGGAACTTGTGTTGCATGATCAGGAATCTTCATTAAGTCAACATGACATAGCTACTCTAAATAACTACGATGGTTCTATGGTTCAACATATAGTGGGAGGAAGTAGAAGTTTTGATATGCCTGTGTCTAATATTAGCCATGATGAACCCACAACAACCAATTTTCCACAAGAGATAAGGGATACTGTTAAAGAAAGGCAAACTATTAATATAGAaactaaacaagaaaataatgtttgtaaTGTTGCTTCATGTGATACTCTGACTAATTTAGTGTCTATTACGGAAGACGAGGAAGATCCCCACATTTTAGCAATGAGAGAAAAGGAGAATATAAGTGATGAAAGAGGATCTGAAACAGAACATGCATTTGAAATGACAGACCAGGGTGAAGTAACAGATCACAATCTAACACAAATAATGGATGTAAGAGATCATGAAAAAGACGGAGAAACAAGCACAGAGACCATTTCAATTGAAAATGAGGAGCTATATAAAGGACAAGAgcattattcatcaaatatatctcTAACACACAGTCCTACACAAGATGATTCTGCGAAGATGCTAGAAAATGAGGAGGttagaaaagacaaaaaagagaCTGAGAATATTGCAGTTGATGTGACCTCAAAGTCAGAGGAAATGTTTAGTTTTGAAGACTCAGCAACAGATACAGGATCTCACGTACAACAACTGTTTGTGCAATATCCTAATGAAGAAGTCTATGACttgcatgaaaatttaaatgagaaaCATGAAAAGGAAGAAACACTTTTCAGTGTAGAATCAGAGAATGTAGCTTTTGATAGAGGCAATGAGAGAAGTGAAGAAACAGAAAGAGTGAAGGAGATAGATCCAGCACCAGTTCTGACATTAGATGTGGGAGATGCAGACCTGCATTTAGAAATTGAAGCACAGAACAAAACATTTGACTCAAACAGGGAAGCATATGGAACAGAAGAGAATATCAGTGGTGCTAGCGTTTTAGTCAGAGAAAATAAAGTAGAAATTGGAAATACAGTGGAAAGTAATATGACTACTGAGTCAGATTTTCTTCAAACTTCTCCTGATGCACACATGGAAGCATTGAAAGTATCTGAAAATGCAGAGAAAGAGGTCTCAGGAGAAATCATTCTTAAGCAAAGTG agacacacacacaatcaagtcCAGTTATTCAGAAGAGAAAAATGGGTTCAACTCGTAGACCTCTCAAAGGGAATAAAGGACTAAGAAAAGGTCATGATGAAAATGAAATCTTCAATTTGGAGGATGAACCCAGTCCAGATGAATCTAGATATACTGCCTTGAGTGTCTGTGAAATTTCTGAATCACAAACTGTCACAAAAACTCATGCAGGGTCCCAGGAAAATACTGgagatgttgaaatagtgccagTAGAGGGAGACACAGAATCACACTCAGAAAACAAAACGCTTGAATCAACAGTATTTGAAGGGGAAGCAACAGAAGAAAACACATGTAAAGCTAGTGTTTTAATCAGAGAAGTTGAGTTTATTGGAGATGCAGTTATGGTGGAGAGTAATATTTCTACTGAGTCAGATTTGATTCAAAATAACACTTCCTCTGAAGAAAAACTGGAAGCATTAAAAGTATCTGATATTGCATTGCATGAAGTTCTAGGAGAAACAGATGCAATTCCCAAGCAAAGTGACACCACAATCATTCTTGAAGATACTCAGAAAGAGGATGCACACTCAAAATTCGCAGTTACTCACAAGAGAAAAATGGGCTCAACACGTAGACCTCTCAGAGAGAACAAAGGACAAAGAAAAGAATTAGAACATGATGAAAATGAGACACTTGACAGTGACGGAATTATCAATGCTCAAAAAGAAACAATTAGTTTGCAGAATGAACCGAGTTCAGATGAATCTGCATTACAAAGTTTAAAAGATGGAGCTGAAGAACAGGAGATGGAAATATGTGAAAAGAATGATGTTGATCCTGTTGAAGGATCTGAATCTGCTCTCCTGCAGTCATCATGCACTTCAGAATTAGTGTCTGAAGAATCCACTGCAATAAGTATCTGTCACATCACAGAATCACAAACCCTCACAATAATTGATGAAGAGTCCCAGGAAAATACTGGAGATGCTGAAAGAGTGGCAGCAGAGGACGTCAAAGACTTACAATTAGAAATTGATTCACAGAACAAAACATCCGACTCAAACAGAGAAGCGGAAGAAACAGAAAAGAATCTATGTGGTGCCACTGTTTTAGTCAGAGAAATTGAAGTTATTGGAGCTATAGATACAGTGGAGGATAATATGACCAATGAGTCAGAATTTCTTCAAAGATCTCCTGATGCACTCATGGAAGTATTGAAAGTATCTGGAAAGGCTGAGAAAGACGTTTCAGGAGAAATAAACACAATTCCTGAACAAAGTGATATCAGCATCATACCTGCAGATTCTCAAAGAGAAGAGACACACTCAAAATCAAGTCCAGTTATTCAGAAGAGAAAAATGGGCTCAACTCGTAGACCTCTCAAAGGGAATAAAGGACTAAGAAAAGGTCATGATGAAAAGGAAATCTTCAATTTGGAGGATGAACCCTGTCCAGATGAATCTAGATATACTGCAGCGAGTATCTGTGACATTTCAGAATCACAAACTTTTACAAAAACTCATGCAGGGTCCCGGGAAAATACTGAAGATGTTGAAATAGTTCCAGCAGAGGGAGACACAGAATCACACTCAGAAAACTGTGACGAGACCACAGAGTCAGGGGAGAAATTAACTCGTGAAGAAGCCATTACAGGATCTCTTGTACATCAGCAACTGTTCAGTTCATCTGCTGATAAAGAAGACCATGACATTCAGGATATTGTTTGTAAATCAGATGTGCAGGCAGAAAACTCTGAACAAAATGATCCAAACTCTACCATAAATCCAGAACTGTTTATAGAATCTGAATGTTCTTCAAATGTTGCTGCTGAAATGGTTTCAGACGTTCCATTGGGAGATGTCAACACATACTTAAATCCTAAACAAAGTGTCATTTCTAAAGAATCTCATAGAGACGATCAACCAACCTTGAATCCAGTTGTTCAAAAACGAAAAATGGGTTTGACACGTAAGACGCTCAGAGGAAACAAAGGGCAGGGAAGAATAGCAGAATCCAAAGAGATGGATGGAAATAGTGAAGGAATGGCACAGGAACAGGATACAGAACCACATTTAGAAACCAGTGCAAGACAAACTGAATTTGATGAAGTGGTTGAACAAAACTTCCCATCTGAATTTTCTCATCCAGTGGATTCTTCAAACATGTTCCTTCAACCAGAAAATGGAGAGACGGAAGATTCTCAGAATATCGATGACCTATCTGAGGTGAGTGAGGAAAAGGGGATGGACAATACTGGAAATGACAGCAATAGTCTGAGTGAGGCAATTAATCTCAAGGAGGGGACAAAGGACAAATTTGTCTTGACAATTAGTCACGAAGATGTTCATCAGATTGTCTCAGAGCCTGAACcaactgaaaacacacacaaggtTATTCCTACATCAGAACTAAGAGCCCCTCAGGGAGATGTTTTTGTTGAAAACAACTCTCAAAAAATACCTGCCCCCCAAGAAAAGAGGCGAAAGATGGGCTCAACCCGGAGAAATCCACGAGTAATGCATGGGGAAAATATGGCTGATAATGAAGATGTACTTGGTGTGGCAGAGGATAGAGAAACTAAGAAAGAAGAGGATGGTTTAGAAGAAGCGTTAAGCATCAGTCAGTCCAAGGACATTTCTTCAGTCAATAGCACAGATCTTGATTCAGAAATGTTAGCTAGTGTAACTGAATTAAAAGTTGAAAATGATCAACTTAACAGTTCTAGACAAACAGTGCCTGAAACACATGAAAATACCCTTCAAATATGTGATAATCAATTAGAAAATACTGATGTTACCAAACATCCACAGTCAGAGACTTTTACCATTGAGAAGAGAAGAAAGATGGGCTCAACTCGGAAGAATCTCAGAAAAGGAGGAATACGAGGAAAAAGACATGGATATGAGGTAACAGAAATTGAAGACACAAATTTGCAGATGTCTCAGGACTCTGAAATGAGCTTAGTAAGAGATGTACGACAACAGACAACTCACGGTTACTCTAATCAGCCAGAGGATTCACTTCTCAATGAGATAGAGAGAGCATTAAATAAGACGTCTCAAAGTTCACTGAGTTGTGATTGGGAATTAATCGTCAAAGAGCCAAACCCAGATGGTTTACCCAATGCTCCTGATCTCAATATGCCAGAAATCTCAGAAATCAAATCTCTTCAGCCAATGCCATCGGCTCACAGTGAACCCAACTCACCAggaagacgaagaagaaaaatggGTTCAACTCACAAAAATCCCAGACAGCAGCTCAAAGCAGAAAGGGAGGATGGAGACAAAGAGGATGGGGAGATAGATGAGAACTCAAAGACAAATAAGCAAGAAAAGAAGGACCTTGAGAGTGCTGAGGTGTCTGTAGTGCATAATATTACTGAAAACAAACTGAATAAAGAGTATCTCGATGTCTCCAGTGCACACACAAGTAGCAATCAGCTAGAAGATACCCCTAACGCCGTTAGCCAAGAAAAGACGTCTCCATCATCTAAAAGGAAGTTTGGGTCCAGACGTGCTAATAAGGGCAAACAAGGCCTTGGTAGGTTGGCTGATTCTGATTTTGGGAATGAATTAGAAGATGGAGATCATAAACCAGACAGCTCTGAGGTCAAGGACAAGCAGCAAAGGGATGACTTAGCG GTTTGTGATCCGTGCCTCACCTTACAACCAGATAATCAACCAGCTTCTGAGCAGAGGAACATGGAGGCCAA aaATGAAGAAGCTGCTCCAAAAAACACTGGTGATGGTCTCGTTTCTTTGGACCAACTCATAAAACATGATAGCACTGGAGCTAAGCAGATAGTCAATTTAAAGAACagga TTTCAGATACTGAAGTAGTTCAGTTTAATGTTGTCATAGTGGGAAACAGCTATGTGGGAAAGACTTCCTTCATAAGACGTTTCCATGAAGGCCTGTTCACTGAGGAATTCCGCTCCACTATTG GCGTTGACACCTTTAAACAGACTGTTGTGCTGCCTGACAGAACTGTTAAACTGCAAATATGGGACACAGCAGGTCAAGAGAG GTTTCACAGCATCACCACTCAAATGTTCCACAAGGCTGATGGGCTTCTGCTCATGTATGAAATCACATGTTCAAAGAGTTTTATTTCTGTACGAGATTGGATCTCTCAAGCTCGG GAAAGGGCTTCTGATGATGTCATCATGATGTTGCTTGGAAACAAAAATGATTCTGTAAATCGTGAAGTCCAGATTCAGGAAGGGGCAGATCTGGCCAGG GAGTATAACATACATTTCATGGAGTGCAGTGCTGCAACTGGGGTGAATGTGTCAGAATGCATGAGAAGTCTTGCAGA GATGTTAGTGCAGCGCAACTCACAGAAGAAGAAACACACAACATTGAGAAAAGAACCACCTCAGAAGAAATCTGGTTGCTGTTGA